The Paracoccus albus region AATCGAGCGCGCTCCGTTCGGCCAGAAAAAATCGCTTTCAATGGCCACACCGGCATGGCTCAGCCTGTTCACCCAATCGTCAAGCGCGTCCATCGGCACCGAAAAGCACAAATGGCCCGGCCCGTCCGCCCCGTGGGATGGCACCGGCAATACGGCATCGGGTTCCAGTGGCTTGCGCGTAACTTCCGGGCGGAACACCAGCACGACAGTCGTCTCGCAGCGAAAGAAAATGTGCCGACCTTCTCGTGCCGTCAGCTCTGTCAGCCCGAGCAGGTCGCCATAGAAACCGCGTGCAGCCTCCAGGTCGTCGGCATAAAGCGCGGCCTCCAGTACGCCGAGCATTGGTGGCATCATCAGACCCCCGACGCCGGTATCCCTGACCGTTCCACCGCCCTTGGCGCGGTCAGTTCCTTCCATTGCGACAGGGCGCGGTTTACCGTTCCGCGCGGTTCGCGACCGACGAATTCGCCGTGGCCCTCGCGGCTGTCCACTTTGCCCTCGGTCACCACGACGACGCCGCGGGTCAGGGTATAGCGCGGGAGGCCTTTGACCTTCTGACCCTCGAACACGTTATAATCAATGGCGGATTGCTGGCTGTCCGCGCCGATGGTCTTTTCAGCCTCAGGGTCCCAGACGACCAGATCGGCATCGCTGCCGACCAGAACCGCGCCTTTCTTCGGATAGAGGTTCAGGATCTTCGCGCTGTTGGTCGAGGTCGCGGCGACGAATTCATTCGGCGTCAGCCGCCCGGTATTCACCCCATGCGTCCACAGCATCGGCATCCGGTCCTCAAGCCCGCCGGTTCCATTCGGGATCTTGGTGAAATCGCCGACTCCATAGCGTTTCTGTTCGGTCGTAAAGGCGCAATGATCCGTCGCCACCACCGACAGGCTGCCCGATTGCAGCCCGGCCCAGAGGCTGTCCTGATGAAGCTTGTTCCGGAACGGCGGAGACATCACCCGGCGGGCGGCGTGGTCCCAGTCCTTGTTCAGGTATTCGCTGTCATCCAGCGTCAGATGCTGGATCAGCGGCTCCCCCCAGACGCGCTTGCCCTGCTGGCGCGCACGGCGGATCGCTTCATGGCTGTCCTCGCAAGAGACATGCACCACATATAGCGGCACGCCGGCCATATCCGCCACCATGATCGCGCGGTTCGTGGCCTCCCCCTCAACCTGTGGCGGGCGGGAATAGGCGTGCGCCTCGGGGCCGGTATTGCCTTCGGCCAGCAGTCGGGCAGATAACTCGGCCACAACATCGCCATTCTCGGCATGGACCAACGCGATCCCGCCCAGGTCGCCAACCCGGCGGAAGCTGGCAAACAACTCATCATCATTCACCATCAGCGCGCCTTTATAAGCCATGAAATGCTTGAAGCTGGTAATGCCGCGCTTCACCACCTCTTCCATCTCATTGAAAACCTGCTCTCCCCACCAGGTGATCGCCATGTGATAGGAATAGTCACAATGCGCCCGGCCGGATTTGTTATCCCACATCTGCAACGCATCCAGCAGCCCCTGCTGCGGAGAGGGCAGCGCGAAATCCACCACCATCGTCGTCCCGCCCGCAAGCGCCGCGCGGGTGCCGCTTTCGAAATCATCGGCGGAATAGGTGCCCATGAAGGGCATTTCCAGATGCGTATGCGGATCGATCCCGCCCGGCATGACATAGCAGCCCGTCGCGTCGAGTTCCTTGTCACCGCTCAGCTTTTCGCCAATCGCAGCGATCTTGCCGCCCTCGATCAGCACATCCGCCTTATAGGTCAGATCGGCGGTGACGATGGTTCCGTTTTTGATAACCGTGCTCATCCCTTGCTTCCTCCCTGTTGCTTGCCTGTCTTTGGTGTGAAAATACCTCGGGGTCCGGGGCAGAGCCCCGGCCGCCTTAGGCTCACCTCACAACCTCCGCCGTTTCCAGCACCGCATGCAGCAGAACGTCGGCCCCCGCGCTCGCCCATTCCGGACTGATCTCCTCGGCCTCGTTATGCGATAGCCCGTCCACGCAGGGGCACATGATCATTACCGTGGGCGCGACGCGGTTGATCCAGCAGGCGTCGTGGCCGGCACCGCTGACGATATCCAGATGCGAATAACCTAGGCTTTCCGCTGCATCGCGTACTGTTTTCACCAAGCCCTCATCGAAAGTCACCGGATCGAAATGACCGACCGGCTCGATCTCTATGCCGAGGCCGAGATCGGCTGCGATCTTGGGCGCTTCATCCTCCAGCCGCGCCCGCATGGCGTTCAGCTTTTCCAGTTGCGGAGAACGGAAGTCGATGGTGAACACTGCCTTGCCAGGGATCACGTTGCGGCTGTTTGGATAGACATTCGCCTGACCGACCGCGCCCACGGCATCGGGCTGGTGGTCCATCGCAATCCTGTGCACAGCGTCAATGATCCGCGCCATGCCGAGGCCCGCATTCACCCGCATGTTCATGGGCGTCGATCCGGTATGCGCATCCTTGCCGGTCAGCGTCACCTGCAACCACCACAGCCCCTGCCCGTGGGTTACGACGCCGATCTGCTTGTTCTCGGCCTCCAGAATAGGGCCCTGTTCGATGTGATATTCGAACATCGCATGCATCGGACGGCCTCCGACGGGCTCTTCACCGCGCCAGCCGATGCGGTCGAGTTCATCTCCGAAGCGCTTGCCATCCGCATCCTCGCGGCTATTGGCGAAATCTTCGTCATGCACACCGGCATAGACGCCCGAGGCCAGCATGGCGGGGGCGAAACGGGTGCCTTCCTCATTCGTCCAGTTGGTCACGACGATGGGTCGGCGGGTTTTGATGCCCATGTCGCGGATGGCGCGGATCACCTCCAGCCCCGAAAGCACGCCCAGAACGCCGTCATATTTCCCGCCCGTTGGCTGGGTATCCAGATGGCTGCCGATATAGACCGGATCGGCGTCGGGGTCGGTGCCCTCATGGCGCATGAACATATTGCCCATACGGTCGACCTGCATGGTCATGCCCGCATCTTCGCACCAGCTCTGGAACAGGCGACGACCTTCGGCATCTTCATCGGTCAGGGTCTGGCGGTTGTTGCCGCCCGCAACTCC contains the following coding sequences:
- a CDS encoding VOC family protein translates to MMMPPMLGVLEAALYADDLEAARGFYGDLLGLTELTAREGRHIFFRCETTVVLVFRPEVTRKPLEPDAVLPVPSHGADGPGHLCFSVPMDALDDWVNRLSHAGVAIESDFFWPNGARSIYVRDPAGNSIEFASPKLWEIPE
- the hydA gene encoding dihydropyrimidinase → MSTVIKNGTIVTADLTYKADVLIEGGKIAAIGEKLSGDKELDATGCYVMPGGIDPHTHLEMPFMGTYSADDFESGTRAALAGGTTMVVDFALPSPQQGLLDALQMWDNKSGRAHCDYSYHMAITWWGEQVFNEMEEVVKRGITSFKHFMAYKGALMVNDDELFASFRRVGDLGGIALVHAENGDVVAELSARLLAEGNTGPEAHAYSRPPQVEGEATNRAIMVADMAGVPLYVVHVSCEDSHEAIRRARQQGKRVWGEPLIQHLTLDDSEYLNKDWDHAARRVMSPPFRNKLHQDSLWAGLQSGSLSVVATDHCAFTTEQKRYGVGDFTKIPNGTGGLEDRMPMLWTHGVNTGRLTPNEFVAATSTNSAKILNLYPKKGAVLVGSDADLVVWDPEAEKTIGADSQQSAIDYNVFEGQKVKGLPRYTLTRGVVVVTEGKVDSREGHGEFVGREPRGTVNRALSQWKELTAPRAVERSGIPASGV
- a CDS encoding Zn-dependent hydrolase, with product MEGDNIRIDGARLWDSLMEMAKIGPGVAGGNNRQTLTDEDAEGRRLFQSWCEDAGMTMQVDRMGNMFMRHEGTDPDADPVYIGSHLDTQPTGGKYDGVLGVLSGLEVIRAIRDMGIKTRRPIVVTNWTNEEGTRFAPAMLASGVYAGVHDEDFANSREDADGKRFGDELDRIGWRGEEPVGGRPMHAMFEYHIEQGPILEAENKQIGVVTHGQGLWWLQVTLTGKDAHTGSTPMNMRVNAGLGMARIIDAVHRIAMDHQPDAVGAVGQANVYPNSRNVIPGKAVFTIDFRSPQLEKLNAMRARLEDEAPKIAADLGLGIEIEPVGHFDPVTFDEGLVKTVRDAAESLGYSHLDIVSGAGHDACWINRVAPTVMIMCPCVDGLSHNEAEEISPEWASAGADVLLHAVLETAEVVR